A genomic region of Leptospira mtsangambouensis contains the following coding sequences:
- a CDS encoding PP2C family protein-serine/threonine phosphatase has translation MRKLILLTGVFSLLVLQLACLNPEQEEPHRFRQGVLDLRELTFKEDTIVDLQGEWELYYGDFHYPPFHGEKPLTGYLAIPSSWQDEEFGGEELPRTGHVTLRAFIYISKQTVGQELRIYIPDVASSYRFFANGILIGGQGKPGINQFDDTPRIKSKYYTLIPDNEVIELVFHIANYDNNFGGFWAIPSLGNKNALDREKMLANARELFLLGALVLIGLYHFGLYFYKRKETSIFYFAVFCFLLGIRLAFTGERYVLELFPSLHWPTAFRIEFASFYFAVPTFLLFIYSLFPKESNPKYVRSVLIASIAFSFTLFLPISVFTILLYGFQVLAFFTIGYVIHINFKAVFNKRPNSKLFFLGLLILAFSVAFDILRHSVNNRGIGLTPYALLCFIFIQSLILSSRIANAFIRAEELAESLKISNESLLAVTENLEQIVSERTFQLNSSLNRIKKDLLLAKKIQQKILPEDGIKFEHLKIHLYFQPQGEVGGDFYDIFELDNGTVRFFVADATGHGIQAALYTMAIKSEYEAIKRFITKTDDLMNHLNQKIQNKFSGLKIVFSGFLLDIDTKTKTVYYSSAGHPNQIFQSSGEQIILDRTGNIIGLKKDQPYTQKQFQMAMGDRILLFTDGMLEQKNETREEFGMERIQKILVDYSQKESERVLAELVIQLFLFQGREEQEDDQTMVLIEWEKTS, from the coding sequence ATGCGAAAACTAATTCTACTAACGGGAGTTTTTTCTCTCCTGGTTTTGCAGCTAGCCTGTCTGAATCCGGAACAGGAAGAACCACACCGGTTCCGCCAAGGGGTTCTCGATTTAAGGGAACTTACTTTCAAAGAAGATACCATTGTAGACTTACAAGGGGAATGGGAATTGTATTATGGTGATTTCCATTATCCCCCCTTTCATGGAGAAAAACCACTCACAGGATATCTGGCCATCCCTAGTTCTTGGCAAGACGAGGAATTTGGTGGGGAAGAGTTACCAAGGACAGGGCACGTCACCTTACGCGCGTTCATTTATATTAGTAAACAAACCGTAGGACAAGAATTAAGAATTTATATCCCCGATGTTGCTTCCTCCTATCGTTTTTTTGCCAATGGGATTTTGATTGGCGGACAGGGAAAACCGGGGATCAACCAATTTGATGATACGCCAAGAATCAAATCCAAGTATTATACCCTTATCCCTGACAATGAAGTCATCGAACTTGTGTTTCATATCGCCAACTATGATAACAACTTCGGAGGGTTTTGGGCCATTCCGAGCCTTGGAAATAAAAATGCTTTGGACCGAGAGAAGATGCTCGCCAATGCACGTGAACTTTTTTTGCTCGGAGCACTTGTTCTCATTGGTCTTTATCATTTTGGATTGTACTTTTACAAAAGAAAAGAAACTTCTATATTTTACTTTGCTGTCTTTTGTTTTTTACTGGGGATTCGGCTCGCCTTTACAGGTGAAAGGTATGTTTTAGAACTCTTTCCTAGCCTTCATTGGCCCACTGCATTTCGAATCGAGTTTGCCTCTTTTTATTTTGCTGTTCCCACCTTCCTACTTTTTATCTATTCCCTATTTCCAAAAGAATCCAATCCAAAATATGTACGTTCTGTACTCATTGCCAGTATTGCTTTTTCTTTTACGTTATTTTTACCGATATCTGTGTTTACGATTTTATTGTATGGATTCCAAGTGTTGGCATTTTTTACAATCGGCTATGTCATCCATATCAACTTTAAGGCAGTATTTAACAAAAGGCCCAATTCCAAATTATTCTTTTTAGGACTTCTTATTTTAGCATTTTCTGTTGCCTTTGATATTTTGCGCCACAGTGTAAACAACCGAGGGATTGGTCTGACACCTTATGCCCTACTCTGTTTTATTTTTATCCAATCTCTGATTCTTTCGAGTCGGATTGCCAATGCTTTTATCCGTGCAGAGGAACTTGCTGAAAGTTTAAAGATTAGCAATGAATCCTTACTAGCAGTCACAGAAAATTTGGAACAAATTGTTTCGGAAAGAACGTTTCAATTAAACTCTTCTTTGAATCGAATCAAAAAAGACCTCCTTCTTGCCAAAAAAATCCAACAAAAGATCCTTCCAGAAGATGGAATCAAATTTGAACATTTGAAGATCCATCTTTATTTCCAACCACAAGGAGAAGTGGGTGGAGATTTTTATGATATCTTTGAATTGGATAATGGAACCGTTCGTTTTTTTGTCGCCGATGCGACAGGGCACGGAATTCAAGCGGCATTGTATACGATGGCCATTAAATCCGAATATGAAGCCATCAAACGTTTCATCACCAAAACAGATGATTTAATGAACCATCTCAATCAAAAGATTCAAAATAAGTTCTCTGGTCTTAAAATTGTTTTTTCTGGATTTTTATTAGATATAGATACGAAAACAAAAACCGTCTACTATTCGTCAGCTGGTCACCCCAACCAAATCTTTCAGTCCTCGGGGGAACAAATCATTTTAGATCGAACAGGAAATATCATTGGTCTCAAAAAAGACCAACCCTATACACAAAAACAATTCCAAATGGCAATGGGAGATAGGATTTTACTTTTTACCGACGGGATGTTGGAACAAAAAAATGAAACTAGAGAAGAGTTTGGAATGGAACGAATCCAAAAGATTCTTGTGGATTACTCACAGAAAGAATCGGAAAGAGTGCTTGCCGAACTTGTCATCCAACTTTTCCTCTTCCAAGGGAGAGAAGAACAAGAGGATGACCAAACGATGGTTCTTATCGAATGGGAAAAAACTTCATAA
- a CDS encoding radical SAM protein, whose product MAETSTLNQRPASSIKLLEEMERLYKDLPMEAIVKQDILRQGIHFLPESFQVKDPYKSKDYFIFSFDHIPLADLKDGADTKAPEEIKISGGHFGLLKTVISTRNNPNSPYKMKSKEGIPTLYLEETEIGSAEYPPIPSWYRHKTKSGKLPGEVAPVIEWGYLLYLTVFRNCQYFGKDEECAYCDINHNYRQQKGAGRPYTGVKDVEDILEVLSWVDAEDQIAKVYTITGGSVLTNLKKKSEVDFYLQYPEAIEARFPKRWMGKLVAQAFEKEDCQKFKDAGIQIYHPNYEVWDKALFEKICPGKSSWIGYENWIRRVVDSAEVFGPENVIPNFVGGVELSEPWGFKTVAEAITSTKQGLDFFMSKGIVPRFTAWCPEPYTTLGQQAGPPLVYFCELLRAWKETFEYYGLPTPPGYGEPGPGKAVFSVSAFMDVIGYSGRN is encoded by the coding sequence ATGGCTGAAACCTCTACACTGAACCAAAGACCCGCCTCCTCCATCAAACTCCTGGAAGAAATGGAAAGGTTGTACAAAGACCTACCAATGGAAGCCATTGTCAAACAAGACATCCTAAGACAGGGCATTCACTTTTTACCCGAATCCTTTCAAGTGAAAGATCCTTATAAATCCAAAGACTATTTTATCTTTTCCTTCGACCATATCCCGCTTGCTGACTTAAAAGACGGAGCCGATACCAAAGCACCAGAAGAGATCAAAATTTCAGGTGGTCATTTCGGCCTTTTAAAAACAGTGATCTCCACAAGAAACAACCCGAACTCTCCTTATAAAATGAAATCAAAGGAAGGAATTCCTACTTTGTATTTAGAAGAAACGGAAATTGGGAGTGCTGAGTATCCTCCTATCCCTTCTTGGTACAGACACAAAACCAAATCGGGAAAATTACCGGGAGAGGTAGCACCTGTGATTGAATGGGGTTACCTTTTGTATCTCACCGTATTTCGAAACTGCCAATACTTTGGAAAAGATGAAGAATGTGCTTATTGTGATATCAACCACAACTACCGCCAACAAAAAGGGGCAGGTCGACCTTACACAGGTGTGAAGGATGTGGAAGATATTTTAGAAGTCCTTTCTTGGGTGGATGCGGAAGACCAAATTGCTAAGGTGTATACCATTACGGGTGGATCCGTCCTTACCAACCTCAAGAAAAAATCAGAAGTTGATTTTTACCTCCAGTATCCAGAGGCAATCGAAGCAAGATTCCCAAAACGTTGGATGGGAAAACTGGTGGCACAAGCCTTTGAAAAAGAAGACTGCCAAAAGTTTAAAGATGCAGGGATCCAAATTTATCACCCGAACTATGAAGTTTGGGACAAAGCTCTCTTTGAAAAAATCTGTCCTGGAAAGTCTAGTTGGATTGGTTATGAAAATTGGATTCGAAGGGTTGTGGATTCTGCAGAAGTCTTTGGTCCCGAAAATGTAATTCCTAACTTTGTGGGTGGAGTGGAACTTTCCGAACCATGGGGATTTAAAACGGTCGCCGAAGCCATCACTTCCACAAAACAAGGTTTAGACTTTTTTATGTCGAAAGGAATTGTTCCGAGATTCACTGCATGGTGTCCAGAACCATATACAACTCTTGGCCAACAAGCAGGCCCACCGCTTGTGTATTTTTGTGAATTGTTACGGGCTTGGAAAGAAACCTTTGAATACTATGGCCTCCCCACTCCTCCAGGATACGGGGAACCTGGTCCAGGAAAGGCTGTATTTTCTGTTTCTGCTTTTATGGATGTGATAGGATATTCTGGACGAAATTAG
- a CDS encoding lipoprotein LipL45: MKASKLTIMGLALLFTGLTVCKKPDAEVSEAPKKPADLSAVVVFAVGDSKIQHADQTEEKAQLGALLKSGDNVVTGDNGKVDIQFADGSSIRISPKSAIDFAKLSQDNSGTTDTQIALVSGKVFAKVNKAKKEDNFTVVTPTAIAGVRGTSFIVEAAEGKPAKVKVVEGAVAFAPRVPALEKLSTEEISGNADLKKLQESLAKAEVILEKDQASTQSAKSADLAKAADIQTLDLNKAFKTSEKEKLVVENAKLTKNEEQEIKTIVTVDKKTAEEIAKLSETAQTEKLDELKKQEIDAKRHAIEGEVAKRQEEEKKKFEDSLANQPKEFKSKKDIVNYYERIEKIVLVDGKTVIGAIINQENGQLIVHTENGVKRIDMDNVEEVIYDLQQKSKF, encoded by the coding sequence ATGAAAGCATCGAAACTAACCATAATGGGCTTAGCACTTCTTTTCACTGGTCTTACAGTTTGTAAGAAACCAGATGCAGAAGTGTCTGAAGCACCAAAAAAACCAGCAGATTTATCTGCGGTAGTCGTATTTGCGGTCGGAGATTCAAAAATCCAACACGCAGACCAAACAGAAGAAAAAGCACAGCTTGGTGCCCTTCTGAAATCCGGGGATAACGTAGTCACAGGCGACAATGGAAAAGTAGACATCCAATTTGCGGATGGATCGAGCATTCGTATCTCTCCTAAGTCCGCGATTGACTTTGCGAAACTCTCCCAAGACAATTCTGGAACTACAGACACTCAAATTGCTCTGGTTTCAGGAAAGGTATTTGCGAAAGTCAACAAAGCTAAGAAAGAAGACAACTTTACTGTCGTAACACCAACTGCGATTGCGGGTGTGCGAGGAACGTCTTTTATCGTAGAAGCTGCAGAGGGAAAACCTGCGAAAGTAAAAGTAGTTGAAGGTGCGGTTGCATTTGCTCCACGTGTTCCTGCTCTAGAAAAACTTTCTACAGAAGAAATCTCTGGAAATGCTGACTTGAAAAAACTCCAAGAGTCTCTTGCAAAAGCAGAAGTCATCCTAGAGAAAGACCAAGCATCCACTCAATCTGCAAAATCTGCTGATCTTGCAAAGGCTGCTGACATCCAAACTTTGGACTTGAACAAAGCTTTCAAAACTTCTGAAAAAGAGAAGTTGGTTGTTGAAAATGCAAAACTCACTAAGAACGAAGAGCAAGAAATCAAAACCATCGTAACAGTTGATAAAAAAACTGCAGAAGAAATTGCAAAACTTAGCGAAACAGCTCAAACTGAAAAGTTAGATGAGTTGAAAAAACAAGAAATTGATGCTAAGAGACATGCAATCGAAGGTGAAGTTGCAAAACGCCAAGAAGAAGAGAAGAAAAAATTCGAAGATTCTTTGGCTAACCAACCTAAAGAATTTAAGTCTAAAAAAGACATCGTAAACTACTACGAAAGAATTGAAAAAATCGTTCTAGTAGACGGAAAAACAGTGATTGGAGCGATCATCAACCAAGAAAACGGACAGTTGATTGTTCACACTGAAAATGGTGTTAAGAGAATTGATATGGATAATGTAGAAGAAGTCATTTACGACCTTCAACAAAAATCTAAATTCTAA
- the lipA gene encoding lipoyl synthase gives MNPLKKKPRSKNISPRVDLPSWMKVRVSFPTEGDALSKVREEVESKKLHTVCESASCPNLNHCWNRRTATYMLSGDICTRRCQYCDVAFGKPNPLDLEEPERVARSVAELELRHVVLTAVNRDDLKDGGAGHFAETITKIKTYRPTCSIEVLIPDFKAKEESLQILYATKPNIINHNIETVERLFPTITPQKNYKRSLEVLAHIAKHGFLTKSGLILGLGEREEDVKQCLEDLFQHGVRMLTIGQYLQPGPTHYPVQEFIKPEAFEFWKEFAYRTGFKTVASGPLVRSSYHAEEYFSDEAN, from the coding sequence ATGAATCCGCTAAAAAAGAAACCTCGCTCTAAAAATATCAGCCCCCGGGTGGACCTTCCTTCCTGGATGAAAGTGAGAGTGAGTTTTCCCACGGAAGGGGATGCCCTATCCAAAGTGCGAGAAGAGGTCGAATCCAAAAAACTACATACAGTTTGCGAATCCGCCAGTTGCCCGAACCTTAACCACTGCTGGAACCGCAGGACTGCGACCTATATGTTGTCAGGGGATATTTGTACAAGGCGATGCCAATACTGTGATGTTGCCTTTGGAAAACCAAATCCCCTCGATTTAGAAGAACCGGAACGAGTGGCAAGATCCGTAGCAGAACTGGAATTACGACATGTGGTGCTTACTGCCGTCAACCGTGACGATCTCAAAGATGGGGGAGCAGGCCACTTTGCAGAAACCATAACCAAAATCAAAACCTATCGTCCGACTTGTTCGATCGAAGTGCTGATCCCCGATTTTAAAGCCAAAGAGGAATCCTTACAAATTCTCTATGCGACAAAACCCAATATCATCAATCACAACATTGAAACTGTGGAGCGACTTTTCCCCACTATCACACCACAGAAAAACTACAAACGTTCACTTGAGGTTTTAGCTCACATTGCAAAACACGGTTTCCTTACAAAAAGTGGACTCATTTTAGGACTTGGGGAAAGGGAAGAAGACGTAAAACAATGTTTGGAAGATCTTTTCCAACATGGAGTTCGCATGCTTACCATTGGCCAATACCTTCAACCCGGCCCCACCCACTACCCTGTGCAAGAATTTATAAAACCCGAAGCTTTTGAATTTTGGAAGGAATTTGCTTACCGAACTGGATTCAAAACAGTAGCCTCTGGCCCACTCGTTCGGTCTTCCTACCATGCAGAGGAATATTTTTCAGACGAAGCAAACTGA
- a CDS encoding pseudouridine synthase: MRINAFLAKLGLGSRRKVEELVLSGRIKVNGSTITDLSFQVSLEDSVSFDGKAVQMEEESTKRPKIIAFNKPAGYLTSHEDKFHENTIFSLLPEGFQKYNYAGRLDLDSRGLLLLSIDGDFIQKVTHPRNKIDKEYIISLKQPVAWKAIADEFMLGVREGGDTLRALSVKPANVVPEKTAPGFTSYLSIILKEGKKRQIRRMCKAKEMVVLDLYRIRIGKLDLRDFVLDEGKYKVVTEEQVLGKPTA, translated from the coding sequence ATGAGGATCAACGCATTTCTAGCCAAATTAGGTCTCGGTTCCCGTAGGAAAGTAGAAGAGTTGGTTCTCTCCGGAAGAATCAAAGTCAATGGAAGTACCATCACAGACCTTTCGTTTCAGGTTTCTTTAGAGGATTCGGTGAGTTTTGATGGCAAAGCAGTGCAAATGGAAGAGGAGTCGACCAAACGACCCAAAATCATTGCTTTCAATAAACCTGCTGGTTACTTAACTTCCCACGAAGACAAATTCCACGAAAATACTATTTTTTCCCTTCTTCCGGAAGGTTTCCAAAAATACAATTATGCCGGTCGTTTGGATTTGGATTCTCGCGGACTTTTGCTTTTATCCATTGATGGAGATTTTATTCAAAAAGTCACACACCCAAGAAACAAAATAGATAAAGAGTATATCATCAGTTTAAAACAACCAGTGGCGTGGAAGGCCATTGCCGATGAGTTTATGTTAGGTGTAAGAGAAGGTGGTGATACTCTTCGGGCTCTGTCAGTAAAACCAGCAAATGTAGTCCCCGAAAAAACAGCCCCCGGTTTCACGAGTTACCTAAGTATCATCCTAAAAGAAGGGAAAAAACGCCAAATTCGCAGAATGTGCAAGGCAAAGGAAATGGTAGTTCTCGATCTCTATCGGATTCGGATCGGAAAATTGGATTTACGCGATTTTGTTCTGGATGAAGGGAAATATAAAGTTGTGACCGAAGAACAGGTTCTTGGAAAACCAACTGCTTAA
- a CDS encoding DUF1574 domain-containing protein — MKSKPFLFYPVVLFLFIFLVDKIFLLPVFHHDFLQAGNSVFYYQRKVLVDRLLADKEAQEKNLALVFGDSRSYPFSELGIPDPYKKTWTLYNFSSPQGIPMNSYIQLKELLEKGVTPEFVILSLSPEAFDDNKGFILSPFLRMGCNKECLDIVWKDIPLKEKWTYFLDKLFVIRSMELNLSLFSSRLKQGKLKEYNPRYNQEFQLINFSKGEYLMYGVQSNPIEKIKKDTVRIGSLYMSTYTLGESQKPYVEAFLDLTRKNKIKTLVLWPKVYSDYYKYYEKFHIKEVWWEPIELLTTSYGAHTLNWNKEGTCDLFNDASHQSAFCFIDQMKDIWVSYAEK, encoded by the coding sequence TTGAAATCAAAACCGTTTTTATTTTATCCTGTGGTTCTGTTTCTTTTTATCTTTCTTGTAGATAAAATTTTTCTTTTGCCTGTCTTCCATCATGATTTCCTTCAGGCCGGGAATTCGGTTTTTTATTACCAAAGAAAGGTTCTGGTCGATCGGTTACTCGCAGACAAGGAGGCACAAGAAAAAAACCTCGCACTTGTTTTTGGTGACTCTCGGTCCTATCCTTTTTCTGAATTAGGAATTCCAGATCCTTATAAGAAAACTTGGACTCTCTATAATTTCAGTAGCCCACAAGGAATTCCGATGAATTCCTATATCCAATTAAAAGAATTATTGGAAAAGGGTGTCACTCCTGAGTTTGTCATTCTTTCTCTCAGTCCAGAAGCTTTTGATGATAATAAAGGTTTTATCCTTTCCCCATTCCTTCGCATGGGTTGTAACAAAGAATGTTTGGATATCGTATGGAAAGACATCCCTCTCAAAGAAAAATGGACATATTTTTTGGATAAACTTTTTGTGATCCGAAGTATGGAGTTGAATTTATCTTTATTCAGTTCTCGCCTCAAACAGGGAAAATTAAAAGAATACAATCCTCGATACAACCAAGAGTTCCAACTCATCAACTTCAGTAAAGGTGAGTATCTAATGTATGGAGTTCAGTCCAATCCGATTGAAAAAATCAAAAAAGACACAGTTCGTATTGGAAGTTTGTATATGAGCACCTATACTTTGGGAGAATCCCAAAAACCTTATGTAGAAGCTTTTTTAGACCTCACTCGTAAAAATAAAATTAAAACTTTGGTTCTTTGGCCAAAGGTTTATAGCGACTATTATAAATATTATGAAAAGTTTCATATAAAAGAAGTTTGGTGGGAACCGATTGAATTGCTTACCACATCTTACGGTGCCCACACACTCAATTGGAACAAGGAAGGCACTTGTGATTTATTTAACGATGCCTCTCACCAATCCGCTTTTTGTTTTATCGACCAAATGAAAGATATTTGGGTAAGTTACGCTGAAAAGTAG
- a CDS encoding HPP family protein, with the protein MDRPKRSLRFAIWSLISSTVSIWSILAITNLSGHSLLIGSFGATAVLLFAVPDAPLSQPRNLIGGHLISATIAVILVATLGTNFFTIGVSVGLSIFVMYLTHTLHPPGGATAMIGVLGGVGVDFILFPVLIGVMILLVNALVVNNLVHHRKYPVVWF; encoded by the coding sequence GTGGACCGTCCCAAACGGTCCCTTCGGTTTGCGATTTGGAGTTTGATTAGTAGTACTGTTTCCATCTGGTCCATCCTTGCGATTACAAACTTATCAGGACATTCTCTTCTGATTGGTTCGTTTGGAGCTACGGCGGTGTTACTTTTCGCTGTACCGGATGCACCTCTTTCCCAACCCCGAAATTTGATTGGTGGGCATTTGATCTCGGCTACCATTGCTGTGATCCTTGTGGCAACTCTCGGTACCAACTTTTTTACCATTGGAGTTTCTGTCGGACTTTCGATTTTTGTGATGTATTTAACGCACACCTTACACCCGCCAGGTGGTGCAACTGCAATGATTGGAGTTCTTGGAGGAGTGGGTGTGGATTTTATATTGTTTCCCGTTTTGATTGGGGTGATGATCCTACTCGTGAATGCACTCGTAGTGAATAATTTGGTCCACCACCGAAAGTATCCGGTGGTGTGGTTTTAA
- the fsa gene encoding fructose-6-phosphate aldolase — MNLFLDTANIDEIKKVHELGLLDGITTNPSIIAKSGRKFTEVIKEICSFVKGPVSAEVLATDAPTMIKEGLELSKIAENVVVKVPLIPEGIKAVKAFSDQGIQTNVTLCFTANQALLAAKAGASFISPFVGRLDDIGYDGLELISEIRDIYDNYGIETQILAASVRHPIHFKEVALRGADCVTLPYSVFEMLFKHPLTDSGLAKFVEDSKKLNW; from the coding sequence ATGAATTTATTTTTAGACACAGCCAACATAGACGAAATCAAAAAAGTCCATGAACTTGGTCTCCTAGATGGGATCACCACAAACCCATCCATCATCGCAAAATCCGGCCGTAAGTTCACGGAAGTCATCAAAGAAATTTGTAGTTTTGTAAAAGGACCAGTGAGTGCAGAAGTTCTCGCCACTGACGCTCCTACAATGATCAAAGAAGGTTTAGAACTTTCTAAAATTGCAGAAAACGTTGTCGTAAAAGTTCCCTTAATTCCAGAAGGAATCAAAGCAGTAAAAGCGTTCTCTGACCAAGGAATCCAAACCAATGTAACCTTATGTTTCACTGCCAACCAAGCTTTACTTGCAGCCAAAGCTGGAGCAAGTTTCATCTCCCCTTTTGTGGGTCGTTTGGATGATATTGGATATGATGGATTGGAACTCATCTCTGAAATCCGAGACATTTATGACAACTATGGAATCGAAACACAAATCCTTGCAGCATCGGTTCGCCATCCCATCCATTTCAAAGAAGTAGCACTTCGTGGAGCAGATTGTGTAACCCTACCGTATTCTGTATTTGAAATGCTTTTCAAACACCCACTCACTGATAGTGGTCTTGCGAAGTTTGTTGAAGATTCAAAAAAATTAAACTGGTAA
- the purH gene encoding bifunctional phosphoribosylaminoimidazolecarboxamide formyltransferase/IMP cyclohydrolase, translating to MIEIKRALVSVSDKAGITEICSFLAKNGVEILSTGGTYDALSKAGIPVKKVDEFTGFPEILHGRVKTLHPKIHGGLLGDTTNPDHVKQMEANGIVPITLVIVNLYPFVKTVMKPDVTLEDAIENIDIGGPSMLRSAAKNHKNVVVLTDPKDYESFQAEFTANKGKVSRETAFQYAAKVFSETASYDSAISTFFNKKLDIKYPDKITFAFNKKQKLRYGENPHQDAAFYEPLFIKSQFEALQGKELSFNNMLDFDAAFHVASLLPKNAVSIVKHLNPCGIAFGENVLESFELARKTDPISAFGGIIGIHGRVEKDAAEEITKNFVEGVIAESFSEEALEIFGKKPNIRLIPIAKFDEALDELDLRSLHHGLLIQNRDYDLITKDKLKVVSKKQPTADDLEGLMFAWNCVKFIKSNAIVYTDQNSTLGIGAGQMSRVDSVELGAMKAQKVGLSVVGSYVGSDAFFPFRDGIDSIAKVGAKAIIQPGGSIRDEEVIQAADEHGLIMVFTGMRHFRH from the coding sequence ATGATCGAAATCAAACGAGCACTCGTATCCGTATCCGACAAAGCCGGAATTACAGAAATCTGTTCCTTCCTCGCCAAAAACGGAGTGGAAATTCTTTCCACAGGCGGAACTTATGATGCCCTCTCCAAAGCGGGAATTCCTGTGAAAAAGGTAGATGAGTTTACTGGTTTTCCAGAGATCCTCCACGGCCGAGTGAAAACCCTCCATCCCAAAATCCATGGTGGCCTTCTTGGTGACACAACAAACCCAGACCATGTCAAACAAATGGAAGCGAATGGAATTGTTCCCATCACACTCGTGATTGTGAACCTTTATCCTTTTGTCAAAACAGTCATGAAACCAGATGTAACCCTTGAAGATGCAATCGAAAACATCGATATTGGTGGACCATCTATGCTTCGTTCGGCGGCAAAAAATCATAAAAACGTTGTGGTTCTTACTGACCCAAAAGATTACGAGTCTTTCCAAGCAGAGTTTACGGCAAACAAAGGAAAAGTATCTCGGGAAACCGCCTTTCAATATGCAGCCAAAGTTTTCTCAGAAACTGCATCTTATGATTCTGCGATCTCCACTTTCTTTAATAAAAAGTTAGATATCAAATACCCTGATAAAATCACTTTTGCTTTTAACAAAAAACAAAAACTCAGATACGGCGAAAATCCACACCAAGATGCCGCGTTTTATGAACCGCTATTTATCAAATCACAGTTTGAAGCCTTACAAGGAAAAGAACTCTCCTTCAATAATATGTTGGATTTTGACGCTGCTTTTCATGTAGCAAGCCTTCTTCCCAAAAATGCAGTTTCGATCGTAAAACATTTAAACCCATGTGGGATCGCTTTTGGGGAAAACGTCCTTGAGTCCTTTGAACTAGCGAGAAAAACAGATCCAATTTCTGCTTTCGGTGGAATCATTGGAATTCATGGTCGCGTGGAAAAAGATGCCGCAGAAGAAATCACAAAAAACTTTGTAGAAGGTGTGATTGCTGAAAGTTTTTCTGAAGAAGCACTCGAAATTTTCGGGAAAAAACCTAACATTCGTTTGATCCCTATTGCAAAATTTGATGAAGCCTTGGATGAACTTGATTTACGTTCTCTCCACCACGGACTTCTCATCCAAAATCGTGATTATGATCTCATCACAAAAGACAAACTAAAAGTGGTCTCGAAAAAACAACCAACCGCAGATGATTTAGAAGGTTTGATGTTTGCTTGGAACTGTGTGAAGTTCATCAAATCCAATGCCATTGTTTACACTGACCAAAACTCAACGCTTGGAATTGGTGCAGGACAAATGTCTCGTGTGGACTCGGTGGAGCTTGGTGCCATGAAGGCCCAAAAAGTAGGACTCTCGGTTGTTGGTTCTTATGTGGGAAGTGATGCATTTTTTCCCTTCCGTGATGGAATTGATTCCATTGCCAAAGTGGGTGCAAAAGCCATCATCCAACCAGGTGGATCCATCCGTGATGAAGAAGTCATCCAAGCTGCTGACGAACACGGACTCATTATGGTCTTCACTGGAATGAGGCATTTCCGTCACTAA
- the purN gene encoding phosphoribosylglycinamide formyltransferase: MGKIKRVVFLASGRGSNFTASVEYIRKKKLKLDLVALVTDNPEAKALGIAKSFGIPTKVIPYTSYPQKVDYHKDLLGEVETYSPDLIVACGYMRILKPEFVRRFQSQIINVHPSLLPAFPGLDSQKQALDYGVKVAGCTVHFVEEGVDTGPIILQKAIAIAPEWNEKELSLAILAEEHKILPLAIQLFCEDKLKIKERKVEILK; encoded by the coding sequence ATGGGAAAAATAAAACGTGTAGTTTTTTTGGCCTCGGGAAGAGGGTCCAATTTTACCGCTTCTGTCGAGTACATTCGTAAAAAAAAGCTAAAGCTTGACCTGGTGGCCCTTGTGACAGACAATCCGGAAGCAAAGGCTCTAGGGATTGCCAAATCCTTTGGAATCCCTACAAAAGTCATTCCCTACACCAGCTATCCCCAAAAGGTCGACTACCATAAAGATCTGCTGGGGGAAGTGGAAACCTACTCTCCAGATCTAATTGTGGCCTGCGGTTATATGCGAATTCTGAAACCAGAATTTGTGCGCCGGTTCCAAAGCCAAATCATCAATGTACATCCAAGTCTCCTACCCGCTTTCCCAGGCCTCGATTCCCAAAAACAAGCCCTGGACTACGGGGTCAAGGTTGCAGGTTGTACGGTTCACTTTGTGGAAGAAGGTGTGGATACGGGTCCCATCATTTTGCAAAAAGCGATTGCCATTGCCCCCGAATGGAATGAAAAAGAACTATCCCTTGCAATCCTTGCGGAAGAACATAAAATCCTTCCGCTCGCTATACAACTGTTTTGTGAAGATAAATTAAAAATCAAAGAACGAAAGGTAGAAATCCTAAAATGA